One Punica granatum isolate Tunisia-2019 chromosome 3, ASM765513v2, whole genome shotgun sequence genomic window carries:
- the LOC116201708 gene encoding uncharacterized protein LOC116201708, with translation MSISPNTVERGCASGFPQPVSPEDVREARNLVYRVVHINCASPDGPRLPEIAFRDSTEDRDVFRRVFRFDLRDYSDVFRNGFRARPQGNTPDQVYYNLLDHVNNAGAPLDPGVVTPRAFVSTTLSPSLNTRLTNPIGTVVYRYEIFAPGGISVAETLGNRYGFPGQREIAFVGGIAPQYIRAVQLFTITTYSSQGYPRLERSDPTVPSIMISLAFNPQSHPHRDIIIRDPACYYMDRDNRRQPLRLNFYRGPSVEYAGQVEPIVPRDNEDGWYAHDVFDVVSYIDAAFRSSRTDEAYLFMRDEYVVVNYAPDSTDDKRIVDGPLLICDGFPSLTNTTFGEYGIDCAFASHYGDQAYIFSSNMCALMDYAPGTSNNNDRIISSPMKIASMFPFLKHTVFEDGIDAAFEATATDEAYIFRGSMYALINYHGSSAGIIGWIKPIAEYFIGLSGTVFEHGIDAAFASHRRGEAYLFKGEYYTLISIIPGSIDDYIIGGAVIMEILPNWPSLRLPRQNRGLDVHDHRHHTHGNGGTDHGDDES, from the exons ATGTCGATCTCGCCAAACACAGTCGAGAGAGGCTGTGCATCGGGTTTCCCTCAACCAGTCAGCCCAGAAGATGTGCGTGAAGCTCGGaacttggtttaccgggtagtGCATATTAACTGCGCCAGCCCCGACGGTCCGAGGCTGCCGGAGATTGCGTTCAGAGACAGCACAGAAGACCGAGACGTCTTCCGCCGTGTCTTTCGCTTTGATCTCAGGGACTACAGTGATGTCTTTCGGAATGGGTTCAGAGCTCGGCCTCAAGGGAACACTCCCGACCAGGTATACTACAACCTACTCGACCACGTCAACAATGCCGGAGCCCCTCTTGATCCTGGCGTGGTCACTCCACGGGCCTTTGTGAGCACCACACTGAGCCCTAGCTTGAATACCCGACTCACCAACCCAATTGGAACGGTGGTGTATCGATACGAGATTTTCGCGCCCGGCGGCATCTCAGTTGCCGAAACTCTTGGTAATCGATACGGTTTCCCGGGCCAAAGAGAGATAGCCTTTGTGGGCGGCATTGCCCCTCAGTACATTCGGGCTGTTCAACTCTTCACTATCACCACTTACAGCAGTCAGGG GTATCCAAGATTGGAGAGGTCGGATCCCACGGTTCCATCAATAATGATAAGTCTCGCATTCAACCCGCAGAGTCATCCGCACAGGGACATCATTATTCGCGATCCAGCCTGTTATTATATGGACAGAGATAATCGGCGGCAACCACTGCGTCTTAACTTTTATCGCGGTCCCTCAGTTGAATATGCTGGCCAGGTAGAACCGATAGTACCCCGTGATAATGAAGACGGTTGGTATGCCCATGATGTATTTGATGTCGTGAGCTATATAGATGCAGCTTTCCGTTCTTCCCGGACCGATGAAGCCTATCTGTTCATGAGGGATGAGTACGTAGTGGTGAACTATGCTCCGGACAGTACAGATGACAAGAGGATTGTGGATGGCCCGTTGCTCATCTGCGACGGGTTTCCATCTCTTACCAACACAACCTTCGGAGAATATGGAATAGACTGCGCTTTCGCGAGTCACTATGGTGACCAGGCTTACATCTTCTCTTCGAATATGTGCGCGTTAATGGACTACGCACCGGGCACGTCCAATAATAATGATCGGATAATCAGCAGCCCCATGAAGATCGCCTCGATGTTCCCATTCCTCAAACACACGGTGTTCGAGGATGGCATAGATGCTGCATTCGAAGCAACCGCAACTGATGAAGCTTACATCTTCAGAGGCAGCATGTATGCTCTCATAAACTACCACGGTTCTAGCGCAGGCATAATCGGCTGGATCAAGCCTATAGCTGAGTATTTCATTGGTTTGTCGGGTACCGTGTTCGAACACGGAATCGACGCAGCGTTCGCTTCCCATCGTCGCGGCGAGgcatatttatttaaaggGGAATATTACACACTCATCAGCATCATACCGGGCTCGATAGATGATTACATCATCGGCGGTGCCGTGATCATGGAAATCCTTCCAAATTGGCCTTCTTTACGTTTGCCTCGACAGAATCGTGGTCttgacgttcatgaccaccgTCATCATACGCATGGGAATGGTGGCACTGATCACGGCGATGACGAATCTTAA